CACCTCGGGGACGCCGAGAAGCGCGAGGCCATCGAGGTGATCGCCGAGCTGGAACCGCGGCGGATCGTCCTCGGCGACGTGATGCTGTTCGGCGAAGCCGACCCCAGCGAACCGTTCTACAGCCCCGAGGTCGACGACCCGGCGACTGTCGGAGTGCTGGCCGACGCGATCACCGACGCCGGCTACGCGCTGACGGCGGTCGAACGGGTCCACGACCAGGTGGGCGTCCTCGTCGCCGAACGCGTGGAGCCCGTCGGGGAGTCAGTCGGGCCAGTCGGCGATTCCGACGACGCCGCGGCGGAGGGCGAGTCGTGAAACACCTCCCGAAACACCTCCAGCCGCGGTGGCGATACCTCGCGGTCGAACTGGAGTCGTGGCCCGACGCCGAGATCGGTCGTCGAGCGTTCCAGCGGGCGGTGTGGTTCGCGGCGCAGAACCTCGTGGGCGACGCCGGGAGCGCGGACGTGGACCTGTCGGTGGTCCGGTTCGACTTCGATGAAGGGGCCGGTCACGTCGTCGTGCGTGCGCGCAGGGGGGAGGTCGACCGCGCGCGGGCGGTGCTGGCGTGTCTGGACGCGGTCGACGGCGCGGAGCTGGGCGTCCGCGTGCGGGGGGTTAGCGGCACGGTGCAGGCCTGTGAAGAAAAGTATATACGACGCCGACCGGAACCTTTTGACCAGAGAAACGTCGTCTTCGAGAACGCCGAGCGGCGTGCCGTCGGTCGCGACGGCCGAATCGACGTGCGGGCCGACGACGCGTTCGTCGGGGCGACCGAACTCGATCTATAAATATGCAGGGACAATCGCAACAGCAGGCGTACGACCGTGGGATCACGATCTTCTCGCCGGACGGTCGGCTCTACCAGGTCGAGTACGCCCGCGAAGCCGTCAAGCGCGGCACGGCGAGTATCGGCGTACGAACAGCTGACGGAGTCGTGCTGGCGGTGGACAAGCGCATCCGCTCGCCGCTGATGGAGCGCTCGTCCGTCGAGAAGATCCACAAGGCCGACGACCACATCGGCATCGCTAGCGCCGGCCACGTCGCCGACGCACGCCAGCTCATCGACTTCGCCCGCCGCCAGGCCCAGGTCAACCAGCTGCGCTACGGCGAGCCCATCGGCGTCGAGACGCTCACCAAGGCCGTCACCGACCACATCCAGCAGTACACCCAGGTCGGCGGCGCGCGCCCGTTCGGCGTCGCCCTCATCATCGGGGGCATCGCCAACGGCGAGCCCCGCCTCTACGAGACCGACCCCTCCGGGACGCCCTACGAGTGGAAGGCGCTGGCCGTCGGTGCCGACCGGGGCGACATCCGCGAGTACCTCGAGGACAACTACGACGAGGAGATGGATCTGGACGGCGGTGTCGGCCTCGCGCTGGAGGCGCTCGCGTCGGTCAACGACGGCGAGCTCGCCCCCGAGGGCATCGGTATCGCCACCATCAGCGTCGACGACGAGCAGTTCACCGAGATGAGCGACGCCGAGAAGGAGTCGCACCTCGACGAGCTCGACCTGCTCGCCGTCGAGGAAGACGACGACGAGAGCGACGAGGAGTAACGTCGCCCGATCGACCCCGATCGGTCTCCCGTCGTGAGACGACCGGTGGGTCGGCCGCCGCGGGGTCGCCGGTGTGCGGTCGGCGCCCACACACCTTTTTACCCACACGGTGTTACCTCCGGGTATGATATCACTCGACGAGGCCGTGACGGCGCGTCTGGAGTCCCACGGCGAGCGCTTCGAAGTGCTCGTCGAACCCGACGCCGCCCTCGCGATGAAGCGCGGCGAGTTCGACGGGGAACTGGAGGACGTGATCGCCGCCGAGGACGTCTTCGAGAACGCCTCTCGCGGGGATCGCCCGCCGGAGAACGCGCTCGAAGAGGTGTTCGGGACGACCGACCCGCTGGAGATCATCCCCGAAGTCGTCGACCGCGGGGAGATCCAGATCACCGCCGAGCAGCGCAAGGAGATGCAAGAGCGCAAGTACCGGGACCTGGTCAACCGCATCACGCGCAACGCGGTCAACCCGCAGATGGACGACGCGCCTCACCCGCCCGACCGCATCGAGAGCGCCCTGGAGCAGGCCGACTTCAAAGTCGACCCGATGGAACCCGTCGAGAATCAGGTCGACGACGCCCTCGACGCGCTGCGACCCGTGATCCCCATCCGCTTCGACACGGTGAAAGTCGCCGCCCAGTTGCCAGCCGACTACGCCGGCAGCGGCCAGGCGCAGGTCCGGGAGTTCGGCGACCTCGAACGCGAGGAGTGGCAGCCCGACGGCTCCTGGGTCGGCGTCGTCGAGTTCCCCGCCGGCATGCAAAACGAGTTCTACGATCTGGTCAACGAGGTCTCCAGCGGCGAGGCCGAGACCCGAATCCTCAAAGACGAGGACGATCTCGACACGCGGTAGCCCGGCGACCGCCGTCTCCGGCCGAGGCGTGCGATCGCCGGACGGCGACCGTTCTGTGGAGTTGATCAGTTCGGTTGTGGGAGATTACCGGCCGCAGTCGTGCGGTCTCGGCGGCCGTGCGAGCGGTTCCCGGGGACGTGAACGTTCCGGTGTTGATATATGGGGTGCTGTCGAACTTCCGAATATGACTAACGTCTGCCGCAACTGCAAACGCACGTTCAGTACGGAACTCGAACTCGAACTCCACCGTGACACGTGCTCGCAGGGCGATCTGTTCTGCGACGAGTGCGGCGAGCGGTTCGCGGAGCGAACGGCCACGGAGGACGGCTGGCACTATCGATGCCCCAACGAGGACTGCGACGGCGAGGGGATGGGCGAGGACATCCACAACGTCAGCGACGTACGCATCGAGAAATCGGTCTGACGACCACGACCACCCATTTTCCCACGAGCGGTTACCCGGTCGATAGCTCGTCGCTCTCCGCGATGGTCGCGATCCGGTCGAGCGCGCGGTGGCAGACGATAGCGTACCCGCCCGCGAGTAGCGGGATCTCGAACGCGGCCCGCGAGCGGTCGTCGCCCAGTGGCGTGACCGCGTGGCCGGTCGCCGGGATCTCCGCGACGCGCCACGTCCAGCGGTAGTCCCCGCAGGTCTCGACCTCGAAGGGGATCCACGGGCCGCCGGCGACCTGCACCTCGCCCCGCGACCCGGGCTCGATGTATCGGTCGCGCGAGCGGACCGCGCTGACGCTCGGGCCCCACTCGGGCCACTGCTCGGTGTCGGTCAGAACCGTCCAGACGGCGTCGGCATCGGCGGCGACGACGCGGTCGACCACGAGGCGACGACCGTCGGGCGTCCGCTCGATCTGCGGCAGCGAAGCCATGTGCGCCAGTTGGGGCTGCCCGGTCTTGGATGTCCGGGCGAGGTCGGCCGGGGTCGTCCCGGGGCTCGACCCGGCCGTCAGGGGATCTCCTCGACCGCCCGCCGGAGGTCTCCCTCGCCATCCCAGCGGACGACGCGGTCGTCCGCGACGCGTTCGAGCGCGGCCAGGTGAGAGGCGGCCATCCCGTTGTCGTAGCGCTCGCGTCGCCGCTCGTCGCTCTCGTAGGTCCGTTTCAGCAGCCAGAGCGCGTCCCGGACGCGACTCTGTTCGTGATAGAGATAGCCGAGTTCCCAGACGTGGCCGCCGTCGTAGTCTTCGAGGACGCCGACGACGTGGCTCGCCTGCTCGCAGAGTATCTCGAAGCCGGGCGCCCACAGGTCTATCTCCTCGCCCGAGAGGCCGAAATCCTCCAGCATGAACGCCGTGGCCTCGCGGCGGTCGTCCAACTGGTCGCGGACCCGTCTGCGGCGCCGACCGGGGCCGTCGTCGCCGCCGCGACCGACGACCAGATATCGGCGGTCGCTGTACTGGATGTCGCTCAACCGGTCGCCGTGGACGTGCGTCTTCAGCCGTTCGTGCTGCTCGGGCGTCAGCGTCAGCGAGTCCGGACTCGCGTCGACGAGTTCCGCGCCCTCGACGCCGTCGACGTAGTCGGGGCCGCCGCCCGTTTCCGCGGCCCGGTTGTCTCCCGCTCGTTCGCCATCGTCCCCCGCTCGTTCGCCGTCGTCCCCCGGTCGCTCGCCGTCGTCCCCCGACGCCCCTTCGTCGCTATCGACCATGCCGGCCCCGATGCCCGGGTGTGACAAGTGTCTTCCGACTGTCGGAGAACCGGTTAGACGATCGTTCGACGAACAGTCGAAGACCGGTAGAACTCAGCGTCCAAGTGTTTATTGTGCCGGACGGCGTACGGCGACGTATGCGACCCGATACGGCCGAACCGAGCGGGGACGAGGCGGGAGACGGGTTCGACGCCTGGCTCGCGCTCCAGCGCGTCACCGACGGGACCCGGGCGAACATCGTCGCTGACCTCGTGGGTCACCCGAAGGGCGCGCCCAGCGTCGACGAACTCGACTACACCAATCCGAGCCTCGAAGCCGACACGATCAGGAATCACCTGAAGGTCCTCGCCGAGGCGGGGGTCGTCGAAGAGCTGACCGTGCCGGCTGGCCAGCGGACGCGGGGCTACCCCTACAAGTTCTACCGGGTGACCGAGGCGGCCCAGGAGTTGTTCGACCGCAACGGCCTGTTCCCCGCCGACGCCTGGCGACGACAGTACGAGCGCGTCGAGAAGACCACCGAGATCAGAGAACTCGAAGCGATGCCCCGACCCGAGGCGTGAGAGGGAGTTGCGTCGGTGATTCGGTCCGCTCGCTCTGAACCAGATCGGCTGAACTCGACAGTACGCGCTGAAAGCCCTCGGCCCGCTCGCGGTCGCTGAGCGACGTATCCTCGCTCGCAGGCTCGCTCGGATAGGGGCCGCTCAGGCGACTGAACTGCACGCGAGCGCGCCTCGCCCGTTCAGTCCTCCAGGACGGCCCCGCACAGCACCGCAGACTGCCACACACCTCCCCAACCGATTCGCTCACTCTGTTCGCTCATCCCTCGCACGGTACCGTCGCGCGACGAGACGCGCGACAGCGCGCGCCAGCCCGTCTGTCCGGTAGCTATCGGTGCAGACTGGCCGACCGATACCCAGATCCGATAACGGGGGACGAACCTATACAATCCCCCGCCCGCAAGCGACGGTCGAATGATCACGGCCCGCGACCTGCGCAAGGAGTACGGCGGCTTCGTCGCGGTGGAAGGGAGCACGTTCACGGTCGAGGAAGGCGAGGTATTCGGCATCATCGGCCCGAACGGGGCCGGCAAGACGACGACGCTGAAGATGCTCGCCGGCCTCGTCGAACCGACCGACGGCGAGGTCTCGGTCGCCGGATACGACGCCGGCGAGACGGAGATGCGAAAGCGCCTGGGCTTTCTCCCCGAGGAGTCGCCGCTGTACGAGGAGATGACGCCCGTCTCCTACCTGCACTTCTTCGCGGATCTGTACGACGTGCCCGAGGGCGTCGCGGACCGGCGTATCCACGACACGCTCGAACGGCTCGAACTCGACCACCGCGACCGCCCGCTGGGTGACATGTCCAAGGGGATGAAGCGGAAGGTCGCCATCGCGCGCTCGCTCATCAACGACCCCGACGTGCTGATCTACGACGAGCCGGGCAGCGGACTGGACCCGCTGACGACCAACTACATCATCGACTTCACGCGCGAACTCGGCGAGCAGGGCAAGACCATCGTCTTCAGCGCGCACAACCTCTATCACGTCGAGAGCATCTGCGACCGCGTCGCTATCATGAACGAGGGCCGCGTCGTGGCGAAAGGGGACCTCGACGAACTCCAGGCGGAGTACGGCCGGACGGAGTACCACGTCTACGCGACCGTCGAGGTCCCCGAGAGCGCCCGTGAGAACGGGTACCACAAACGGGTCGTCGAGAGCATGGACGCCGTCGACGATACGCGGGCTGACGCCCGGGCTGCCGGCGGCGAGGTCGTCGACATCCGGACCGAGGAGTCGAGTCTCGAAGAGGTGTTCCTCGACGTCGCCGAGTCCGACCCCGAGGCCGAGCGGACCTCGGGGTCGCGAGCGTGAGCGGCCCGCCGCCGGTCGGCGGTGACGACCGCTCCGGTGGCGAGTCGGGGACGGCGAGCGGAGCGTCCGCCGCCCAGCGGTTCGCTCGCTGGCTCCGCACGCGCGTCGAGAACGTCGCCCGGATCGCCCGGTGGGAGGTGACGAAAAACGCCGGGGGCGTCGACCGGCGGACGGTCGCAATCGCGTTGCTGGCGGTCCTCGGACTCGGTGCGATGGCGCCCGTCGCGGTGAGCCAGGGGGTCGCGCTCGACCAGGGCATCTACCGGGTCGGCGTCGTCGAGGAGGACCCGCTGTACGGCCCGGCCTCGCTCGACCAGACCTTCCGGGTGCAGGACCCCAGCCAGGCGGCCGTCGAGGCGGGCGATCAGGAGGTCGTGGTCGTCGGACCGCGGGTCCGCTCGACCGACTCGACGAAGGGGCGGGCCGCGGTCGCGGAGTTGCGGTCGACCACCAAGCGGTACAACGACGGGATCATGGACGACGAGCGCAACCAGTCGGCGGCGTTCCCGGTGGTCGTGAACCTGACTTACGTCGAGCGCGAGTCGTCGCGAGTCGCGGTTTCACAGACCAGAACGCTACCGGTCCAGACCGACGACGGCGAGGCCGGAGACGGCGACGGGACCGCCGGTGACGGCGGAGGCGGCGGTAGCGGTGAAGGGGCCGGTAGTGGGACCGGAGGCGACGGTGGCGTCGGTGACGGTTCGAGCGGTGGGTCCAGCGACGGAGCGGGCAGCGGGAGCGAGAGCACTGGGAGTGGCGGCGAAACAAGTACCGGAGCCGGGAGCGACGGTGGCGCCGGTGACGGTTCGAGTGACGGATCCGGCGACGGAGCGAGCGGTGGCGACGAGAGCGCCGACGTGACGACACCGAGCGAGGGGTCCGGCGTCGCCGGGTCGAGCATCGGCGCGCGCCTGACCGGCGGGAGCTCGACCGGCGCGCCCTCGGACATCGCGCCGCCGTTCCCGTTCCAGTCGCTCGTGCTCGCGTTCGTGTTCGTCCTGCCGCTGAACTTCGTCATCCAGGCCTACGGCTCGACGATCCTGAGCGAGCGGATCAACCGTCGCGGGGAACTCCTGCTGGTCGCCCCCGTCTCCCGCGGGGACATCGTCGTCGGGAAGACGCTGCCGTACTTCGCGGCCGCCGTCGGCGTCGCGACGGCGATCACGCTCGTCCTCCAGGTCGGGCTCGGGCTCGGCGGGTCGGCGATCTCCGTGCTCGCCGTCGTCCCGCTCGCGTTGCTCTTCCTCGCCGCGACCTTCCTCGGCGCGATGTTCGCGCGGTCGTTCAAGGAACTGACCTTCGTGACGGTGACGATCACCGTCTCGCTGACCTCCTACGCGTTCGTCCCGGCGATCTTCACGGACGTGACGCCGATCGCGCTCATCTCGCCGCTGACGCTCGTGGTCCGGGATCTCCAGGGCCAGGCGGTCGGGCTGGGACAGTTCGTCTTCTCGACGCTACCGCCGACGCTGACGGCGCTGGTCTGTTTCGGGCTGGGCGCCGGGCTCTACCGCGAGGAGGACATGTTCACCCAGCGGCCGATCCCGTACAAGGTGCTCGACGCGCTCGCCGGGCCGATCGAACGGCGCCGGAGCGTCGCGCTCGTGACCGCCGTACTCCTGCCGTTCGTCCTCGTCGCGGAGCTTGTGGTCGCGGCGTTCGCCTACCCCCTCTGGCAGGCGGAGCTCCCGGTCGAGGTCATCGTCGTCGCGGTACTGGTCGGGCTCGCTATCGTCGAGGAACTCGCGAAGAGCCTGCACGTCTACGCCGGCTACGCTCACTCGCTGTTCGACGGCCGGCTGCGGACGGCGCTGGTCGTCGGCGCCTTCAGCGGCCTGGGCTTCTTCCTGGCGGAGAAGCTCACGCTGATCGTCCGCCTCGCCGACCTGCAGACGCTCCCCGTAGGGCAGACGCTGGAGGGCAGCCAGGCGGCCGTCGGAACGGGCGTCCCGCTCGGGATACTGTTCGTCGCGCTCCTGCTGGCGCCGCTGGCGCTGCACGTCGTCACGGCGACGATCTCGACGCTAGGCGCCAGGCGCGGCCGGCGCTCGTACGCCGTCGCGCTGGTGGTCGCAGTCGCGGTTCACGTCGCCTACAACCTCACGGTGGTGACCGCCCTTGTCGGGTGATTCCCCGCCCGCCCCGCAACCGGGGTCGACGGCCGCCGAGTCGGGTGACGGGTCGAGCGGCGCCACCAGGAACCCGAGCGACGACGACGAAGCCTCCGAGCGGTCGCTGTTCGCCGACCCGCGACTGACGATCGCAAAGCGGGACCTCGCGTCGCTGAGAAGCGAAAAGACGATCGTCCTCGCACTGCTGATCCAGCTGTTCGTCGCCGCGTTCTCGTCGTTCCTCGTCGTGGGACTGACGTCGCTGTACAGCCCCGGGTCCGTGTCGGCGGGTGAGGTGGTCGTCGGCGTCGCCGGCGAACACGACGACGCGCTCGTCCAGGCGGCCCAGGACCAGGAGGGCGTCCGAACTGTCGTCTATCCGAACCCCGAGGCCGCCCGGGAGGCCTACCACGACGGGGACGTCCACGCGACGCTGCTCGCCGGCGACTCGGGCGGGCGGATCGCCGTGGAGGTGATCGCGCCGACCGGGAGCATCGAGACCACGCTGATCGTCGACCAGGTGCGGACGCTGCTGGAAGCCGTCGAGCGCACCGAGCGGATCGCCCGGGCGGACGACCTCGACAACTCGCCGGTTCCACTGCCCGACGAGGTGAACGCCAGCCCCTACTTCGGGTTCACCTACACGGTGCTCGTGCCGCTGCTCCTCTTCCTCCCGCCCTTTATCAGCGGGTCGGTCGCCGTCGACGCGCTGACCGAGGAGATCGAGCGCGGGACGCTGGAACTCCTGCGGGTCGCGCCGCTGTCGCTGGTCGACATCGTCGACGCCAAGGCGCTGGCGATGGTCCTCATCGCGCCCGCCCAGGCCGTGCTGTGGATCGCGCTGTTGAGCACCAACGGGATCGGCGTCGCGAACGTCCCCCAGATCCTGCTCGTCGTCACCGCGCTGACGACGCTGGTCGTCACGCTCGGGCTCTCGCTGGGCGTTCTCACCGCCAAGCGCCGGCAGGCGCAACTGCTGTACTCGGTGCTGGTGATCTTCGGGTTCGGCCTGCTGACGTTCGCCCCCGAACACCCGGCGACGACCGTCGCGAAACTCGCCGTCGACAGCCCGACTACGACGACGACGCTCCACGTCGCCGCCTACGCCGTCGCCGCGGTCGCCCTGTTCGTCGGCGCTCGCCGCCTCGTCGCCCGGACCGACCCCGAGGGGCTCTGAGCAGTCGTCGGGTTCTTCCGGGACCTCGCCGCGGAGAGCCGGC
This DNA window, taken from Halosimplex litoreum, encodes the following:
- a CDS encoding Rpp14/Pop5 family protein, whose translation is MKHLPKHLQPRWRYLAVELESWPDAEIGRRAFQRAVWFAAQNLVGDAGSADVDLSVVRFDFDEGAGHVVVRARRGEVDRARAVLACLDAVDGAELGVRVRGVSGTVQACEEKYIRRRPEPFDQRNVVFENAERRAVGRDGRIDVRADDAFVGATELDL
- the psmA gene encoding archaeal proteasome endopeptidase complex subunit alpha — its product is MQGQSQQQAYDRGITIFSPDGRLYQVEYAREAVKRGTASIGVRTADGVVLAVDKRIRSPLMERSSVEKIHKADDHIGIASAGHVADARQLIDFARRQAQVNQLRYGEPIGVETLTKAVTDHIQQYTQVGGARPFGVALIIGGIANGEPRLYETDPSGTPYEWKALAVGADRGDIREYLEDNYDEEMDLDGGVGLALEALASVNDGELAPEGIGIATISVDDEQFTEMSDAEKESHLDELDLLAVEEDDDESDEE
- a CDS encoding ribosome assembly factor SBDS, with amino-acid sequence MISLDEAVTARLESHGERFEVLVEPDAALAMKRGEFDGELEDVIAAEDVFENASRGDRPPENALEEVFGTTDPLEIIPEVVDRGEIQITAEQRKEMQERKYRDLVNRITRNAVNPQMDDAPHPPDRIESALEQADFKVDPMEPVENQVDDALDALRPVIPIRFDTVKVAAQLPADYAGSGQAQVREFGDLEREEWQPDGSWVGVVEFPAGMQNEFYDLVNEVSSGEAETRILKDEDDLDTR
- a CDS encoding HVO_2901 family zinc finger protein, producing MTNVCRNCKRTFSTELELELHRDTCSQGDLFCDECGERFAERTATEDGWHYRCPNEDCDGEGMGEDIHNVSDVRIEKSV
- a CDS encoding SRPBCC family protein; its protein translation is MASLPQIERTPDGRRLVVDRVVAADADAVWTVLTDTEQWPEWGPSVSAVRSRDRYIEPGSRGEVQVAGGPWIPFEVETCGDYRWTWRVAEIPATGHAVTPLGDDRSRAAFEIPLLAGGYAIVCHRALDRIATIAESDELSTG
- a CDS encoding aminopeptidase, with product MVDSDEGASGDDGERPGDDGERAGDDGERAGDNRAAETGGGPDYVDGVEGAELVDASPDSLTLTPEQHERLKTHVHGDRLSDIQYSDRRYLVVGRGGDDGPGRRRRRVRDQLDDRREATAFMLEDFGLSGEEIDLWAPGFEILCEQASHVVGVLEDYDGGHVWELGYLYHEQSRVRDALWLLKRTYESDERRRERYDNGMAASHLAALERVADDRVVRWDGEGDLRRAVEEIP
- a CDS encoding helix-turn-helix domain-containing protein; amino-acid sequence: MRPDTAEPSGDEAGDGFDAWLALQRVTDGTRANIVADLVGHPKGAPSVDELDYTNPSLEADTIRNHLKVLAEAGVVEELTVPAGQRTRGYPYKFYRVTEAAQELFDRNGLFPADAWRRQYERVEKTTEIRELEAMPRPEA
- a CDS encoding ABC transporter ATP-binding protein, yielding MITARDLRKEYGGFVAVEGSTFTVEEGEVFGIIGPNGAGKTTTLKMLAGLVEPTDGEVSVAGYDAGETEMRKRLGFLPEESPLYEEMTPVSYLHFFADLYDVPEGVADRRIHDTLERLELDHRDRPLGDMSKGMKRKVAIARSLINDPDVLIYDEPGSGLDPLTTNYIIDFTRELGEQGKTIVFSAHNLYHVESICDRVAIMNEGRVVAKGDLDELQAEYGRTEYHVYATVEVPESARENGYHKRVVESMDAVDDTRADARAAGGEVVDIRTEESSLEEVFLDVAESDPEAERTSGSRA
- a CDS encoding ABC transporter permease — its product is MSGPPPVGGDDRSGGESGTASGASAAQRFARWLRTRVENVARIARWEVTKNAGGVDRRTVAIALLAVLGLGAMAPVAVSQGVALDQGIYRVGVVEEDPLYGPASLDQTFRVQDPSQAAVEAGDQEVVVVGPRVRSTDSTKGRAAVAELRSTTKRYNDGIMDDERNQSAAFPVVVNLTYVERESSRVAVSQTRTLPVQTDDGEAGDGDGTAGDGGGGGSGEGAGSGTGGDGGVGDGSSGGSSDGAGSGSESTGSGGETSTGAGSDGGAGDGSSDGSGDGASGGDESADVTTPSEGSGVAGSSIGARLTGGSSTGAPSDIAPPFPFQSLVLAFVFVLPLNFVIQAYGSTILSERINRRGELLLVAPVSRGDIVVGKTLPYFAAAVGVATAITLVLQVGLGLGGSAISVLAVVPLALLFLAATFLGAMFARSFKELTFVTVTITVSLTSYAFVPAIFTDVTPIALISPLTLVVRDLQGQAVGLGQFVFSTLPPTLTALVCFGLGAGLYREEDMFTQRPIPYKVLDALAGPIERRRSVALVTAVLLPFVLVAELVVAAFAYPLWQAELPVEVIVVAVLVGLAIVEELAKSLHVYAGYAHSLFDGRLRTALVVGAFSGLGFFLAEKLTLIVRLADLQTLPVGQTLEGSQAAVGTGVPLGILFVALLLAPLALHVVTATISTLGARRGRRSYAVALVVAVAVHVAYNLTVVTALVG
- a CDS encoding ABC transporter permease, coding for MAKRDLASLRSEKTIVLALLIQLFVAAFSSFLVVGLTSLYSPGSVSAGEVVVGVAGEHDDALVQAAQDQEGVRTVVYPNPEAAREAYHDGDVHATLLAGDSGGRIAVEVIAPTGSIETTLIVDQVRTLLEAVERTERIARADDLDNSPVPLPDEVNASPYFGFTYTVLVPLLLFLPPFISGSVAVDALTEEIERGTLELLRVAPLSLVDIVDAKALAMVLIAPAQAVLWIALLSTNGIGVANVPQILLVVTALTTLVVTLGLSLGVLTAKRRQAQLLYSVLVIFGFGLLTFAPEHPATTVAKLAVDSPTTTTTLHVAAYAVAAVALFVGARRLVARTDPEGL